A region of Myxococcus stipitatus DSM 14675 DNA encodes the following proteins:
- the tgt gene encoding tRNA guanosine(34) transglycosylase Tgt produces MGEQDAGTSKPSREKGDTRVAPGLVRFELLHEDASGTKARRGRLHTPHGPVETPIFMPVGTVGSVKGVGPDDLVNLDAQIILGNTYHLMLRPGEALVGEMGGLHQFVSWNRPMLTDSGGFQVFSLSEKRKITEEGAAFQSHLDGARHFLTPERSIEIQETLGADVIMAFDECPPSMSERSYLEKSLDRTTRWLHRCVKAWGRERSSLFGIVQGGLHEDLRKRHAEEVCAVDLPGYALGGYSVGEVPEAMHAGVAYSAPLLPRDKPRYLMGVGTPVDLVTCVEHGVDMFDCVLPTRCARNGLLFTSEGKLTIRNAAFAKDPRPVDPACSCYTCRNFSRAYLRHLFAAGEILAMRLNTLHNLHYFLGLMADVRRAIAEDRFAAFAREFRERARAQEAERTRGR; encoded by the coding sequence ATGGGTGAGCAGGACGCAGGGACGAGCAAGCCTTCGCGCGAGAAGGGCGACACGCGGGTGGCGCCAGGGCTGGTGCGCTTCGAGCTGCTCCACGAGGACGCCTCCGGAACCAAGGCCCGACGCGGCCGGCTGCACACCCCCCACGGCCCGGTGGAGACCCCCATCTTCATGCCCGTGGGCACGGTGGGCAGCGTCAAGGGCGTGGGCCCGGATGACCTGGTCAACCTCGACGCGCAGATCATCCTGGGCAACACCTACCACCTCATGCTCCGCCCCGGCGAAGCGCTGGTGGGGGAGATGGGCGGCCTGCACCAGTTCGTCTCCTGGAACCGGCCCATGCTCACCGACAGCGGTGGCTTCCAGGTCTTCAGCCTGTCGGAGAAGCGCAAGATCACCGAGGAGGGCGCCGCCTTCCAATCCCACCTCGACGGCGCGCGTCACTTCCTGACCCCCGAGCGCTCCATCGAGATCCAGGAGACGCTCGGCGCCGACGTCATCATGGCCTTCGACGAGTGCCCGCCCTCCATGTCGGAGCGCTCCTACCTGGAGAAGTCCCTGGACCGGACCACGCGCTGGCTGCACCGGTGCGTCAAGGCGTGGGGCCGGGAGCGCTCGTCGCTCTTCGGCATCGTCCAGGGCGGCCTGCACGAGGACCTCCGCAAGCGCCACGCCGAGGAGGTGTGCGCGGTGGACCTGCCCGGCTACGCGCTGGGCGGCTACTCGGTGGGCGAGGTCCCCGAGGCCATGCATGCGGGCGTGGCCTACTCCGCGCCGCTCCTTCCCCGGGACAAGCCCCGGTACCTCATGGGCGTGGGCACCCCGGTGGACCTGGTCACCTGCGTGGAGCACGGGGTGGACATGTTCGATTGCGTGCTGCCCACCCGTTGCGCACGCAACGGATTGCTCTTCACCTCGGAGGGCAAGCTCACCATCCGCAACGCGGCGTTCGCCAAGGATCCCCGGCCGGTGGACCCGGCGTGCTCCTGCTACACCTGCCGCAACTTCAGCCGGGCCTACCTCCGGCACCTCTTCGCGGCGGGGGAGATCCTCGCCATGCGCCTCAACACGCTGCACAACCTCCACTACTTCCTGGGGTTGATGGCGGACGTGCGCCGCGCCATCGCGGAGGACCGGTTCGCCGCCTTCGCCCGGGAGTTCCGGGAGCGGGCGCGGGCCCAGGAGGCCGAGCGGACCCGTGGCCGCTGA
- the queA gene encoding tRNA preQ1(34) S-adenosylmethionine ribosyltransferase-isomerase QueA: MGAATSASPVSSRLSDYDFELPESQIAQAPLAQRDASRLMHVRRSSGDVSHRRFSDVMELLRPGDLLVLNDARVIPARLLGQKSGTGGRVELLVVRPAASTLTSAALEGAPETLDWLCLGQASKGLKPTQRLTFAGGLEAEVLEVLGGGEYRVRFHAPPGASLAALLDAAGKLPLPPYITREPDAADAERYQTVYARASGAVAAPTAGLHFTQEMLAALEARGVRRVLVTLDVGPGTFLPVREDDLDKHHMHPERFTVPEATAREVNAARAEGRRVVAVGTTVVRTLESATDPTTGRLREGPGETTLFIRPGFTFRQVDALLTNFHLPRSTLVVLVSALLGRERTLAAYAEAVRDGYRFFSYGDAMLVSE, encoded by the coding sequence ATGGGGGCTGCTACAAGCGCCTCCCCCGTGTCGTCCCGCCTCTCTGACTACGACTTCGAGCTTCCTGAGTCCCAAATCGCCCAGGCACCGCTGGCTCAGCGGGATGCCTCTCGGCTGATGCACGTTCGCCGCTCCTCCGGCGACGTGAGCCACCGGCGATTCTCGGACGTGATGGAACTGCTTCGCCCTGGTGACCTCCTCGTCCTCAACGACGCGCGCGTCATCCCCGCGCGTCTGCTGGGACAGAAATCGGGCACCGGCGGCCGCGTGGAGCTGCTCGTCGTGCGGCCCGCGGCCTCCACGCTGACCTCGGCCGCGCTCGAGGGTGCCCCCGAGACGCTTGACTGGCTCTGCCTGGGCCAGGCCTCCAAGGGCCTCAAGCCCACCCAACGCCTGACGTTCGCTGGCGGGCTGGAGGCAGAGGTCCTCGAGGTGCTCGGAGGAGGGGAGTACCGCGTGCGCTTCCATGCGCCGCCGGGGGCCTCGCTGGCCGCGCTCCTGGATGCCGCGGGCAAGCTGCCACTGCCCCCGTACATCACCCGCGAGCCCGACGCGGCCGACGCCGAGCGCTACCAGACTGTGTACGCGCGGGCGTCCGGGGCCGTGGCCGCGCCCACCGCGGGGCTGCACTTCACCCAGGAGATGCTCGCGGCGCTCGAGGCTCGGGGCGTGCGGCGGGTGCTGGTGACGCTGGACGTGGGGCCGGGGACCTTCCTGCCGGTGCGCGAGGACGACCTGGACAAGCACCACATGCACCCCGAGCGCTTCACCGTGCCGGAGGCCACCGCGCGCGAGGTGAACGCGGCGCGAGCCGAGGGCCGACGCGTCGTCGCCGTGGGCACCACCGTGGTGCGCACGCTGGAGTCCGCCACGGACCCGACGACGGGGAGACTGCGCGAGGGACCCGGCGAGACGACGCTCTTCATCCGCCCGGGCTTCACCTTCCGCCAGGTGGACGCGCTCCTGACGAACTTCCACCTGCCGCGCTCCACGCTCGTGGTGCTCGTCAGCGCGCTGTTGGGGCGCGAGCGGACGCTGGCCGCGTACGCGGAGGCGGTGCGGGACGGGTATCGATTCTTCAGCTACGGCGACGCCATGCTGGTGTCGGAGTGA
- a CDS encoding SpoIID/LytB domain-containing protein, whose amino-acid sequence MLRPVALLLLLLAAPRSLAVETLRIAIEDTGGEVRISGRGLGFGADSEEATFVAIPSDVAVVRRKAGKLEVNGAPVLGDSVRFRAGLSSTEDAGSSPGEQPIKAGGTQVRGDVVVRPLREGLQLINVIPLEDYLAAVLGSEMPVSFPLEALKAQAVAARTYALQKKLESYSNAFHLGSSVLHQVYGGVNREDPRTRTAVDATRGLVLTYELAPIEAYFHASCGGRTESGQDALHRDLPYLQPVDCPCGRLPASRWSASMSDAEIKSALKRPAQGMKVTARTSTRRVTRVTMGDGSSLDGVELRRRLGYTRLKSLDFEVERVEHGYMFTGRGYGHGAGLCQWGAKALADKGKGYVDILTHYYPGAELQQLY is encoded by the coding sequence ATGTTGCGACCTGTTGCACTCCTCCTGTTGCTGCTCGCCGCCCCGCGCTCGCTCGCGGTGGAGACCCTGCGCATCGCCATCGAGGACACGGGCGGAGAGGTGCGCATCAGCGGGCGAGGGCTTGGCTTCGGTGCGGACAGCGAAGAGGCCACCTTCGTCGCCATCCCCTCCGATGTCGCCGTCGTCCGTCGCAAGGCGGGCAAGCTCGAGGTCAACGGCGCGCCGGTGCTCGGAGACTCCGTGCGCTTCCGCGCGGGCCTGAGCTCCACCGAGGACGCGGGCAGCAGCCCCGGAGAGCAGCCCATCAAGGCCGGCGGCACCCAGGTGCGCGGCGATGTCGTCGTGCGCCCGCTTCGCGAGGGGCTCCAGCTCATCAACGTCATTCCCCTGGAGGACTACCTCGCCGCGGTGCTCGGCAGCGAGATGCCCGTGTCCTTCCCGCTCGAGGCCCTCAAGGCCCAGGCGGTCGCCGCGCGGACGTATGCCCTCCAGAAGAAACTGGAGAGCTACAGCAACGCGTTTCATCTGGGCAGCAGCGTGCTCCACCAGGTGTACGGCGGCGTCAATCGCGAGGACCCTCGGACCCGCACGGCCGTCGATGCCACCCGGGGCCTGGTGCTCACCTACGAGCTCGCACCCATCGAGGCGTACTTCCACGCCTCCTGTGGCGGGCGCACCGAGTCCGGCCAGGACGCCCTCCACCGAGACCTGCCGTACCTCCAGCCCGTCGACTGCCCCTGCGGACGCCTGCCCGCGAGCCGCTGGTCCGCCTCCATGTCCGACGCTGAAATCAAGTCCGCCCTCAAGCGGCCCGCCCAGGGCATGAAGGTGACGGCACGCACGTCCACCCGCCGCGTCACCCGCGTCACGATGGGCGACGGCAGCTCGCTGGACGGCGTGGAGCTTCGCCGCCGGCTTGGCTACACGCGCCTCAAGAGCCTCGATTTCGAGGTGGAGCGGGTCGAGCACGGCTACATGTTCACCGGACGCGGCTATGGCCACGGGGCCGGGCTCTGCCAGTGGGGCGCCAAGGCGCTCGCCGACAAGGGCAAGGGGTACGTGGATATCCTCACCCACTACTACCCCGGGGCCGAGCTGCAGCAGCTCTACTGA
- a CDS encoding KamA family radical SAM protein, with amino-acid sequence MDSSALLATASAEPRVIRTSLSAEGRQRLFPQATDAEWGDWRWHQRHSVRGLEQLERYVPLTADERAGVQETSALFRIGISPYYLSLIDPEHPFCPVRMQSIPVRAEARVRPGELEDPLGEDKTRPEECIVHKYPDRVLFLALDTCSVYCRHCTRRRITQGGVAELSKEQMRRGIEYIRRHPEVRDVLISGGDPFLLSEQRLEELLAPLSEIPHVEMIRIGTRVPVVLPMRVTDALASLLRRYAPVFVVTHFNHPKEVTPEAREACERLVDHGVPVENQAVLMRQLNSDARIIKELSHLLLRTRVRPYYLHQMDVAEGCEHLRTPIAKGMEIIQQLRGHTTGLAVPHLAVDLPGGGGKVTLQPDYVVEWGERETVFRNFKGERYAYPEPEETDCSCPYDETWRARAQAFGYHRKG; translated from the coding sequence ATGGATTCCTCCGCGCTGCTGGCGACCGCATCCGCGGAGCCTCGAGTCATCCGCACCTCGCTCAGCGCGGAGGGGCGCCAGCGCCTCTTTCCCCAGGCCACTGATGCCGAGTGGGGAGATTGGCGATGGCATCAACGGCATTCGGTGCGTGGGCTGGAGCAGCTCGAGCGCTATGTGCCGTTGACCGCCGACGAGCGCGCGGGCGTCCAGGAGACGTCCGCGCTGTTCCGCATCGGCATCAGCCCGTACTACTTGTCGCTCATCGACCCGGAGCATCCGTTCTGCCCGGTGCGCATGCAGTCCATCCCGGTTCGGGCCGAAGCGCGCGTACGCCCCGGCGAGCTGGAGGATCCGCTCGGCGAGGACAAGACGCGTCCCGAAGAGTGCATCGTCCACAAGTATCCGGACCGGGTGCTGTTCCTGGCGCTGGATACGTGCTCGGTCTACTGTCGGCACTGCACGCGGCGACGCATCACCCAGGGCGGCGTGGCGGAGCTCTCCAAGGAGCAGATGCGCCGTGGCATCGAGTACATCCGGCGCCACCCCGAGGTTCGCGACGTCCTCATCTCCGGCGGTGACCCGTTCCTGCTCAGCGAGCAGCGGCTGGAGGAGCTGCTCGCGCCCCTGAGCGAGATTCCGCATGTGGAGATGATCCGCATCGGCACTCGCGTCCCCGTTGTCCTGCCCATGCGTGTCACGGATGCGCTGGCCAGCCTTCTGCGGCGCTACGCTCCCGTCTTCGTCGTCACGCACTTCAACCACCCGAAGGAAGTGACTCCCGAGGCGCGTGAGGCCTGCGAGCGGCTGGTGGACCATGGCGTTCCCGTGGAGAACCAGGCCGTGTTGATGCGGCAGCTCAACTCGGATGCACGCATCATCAAGGAGCTGTCACATCTGCTCCTGCGCACCCGGGTGCGGCCGTACTACCTGCACCAGATGGACGTGGCGGAGGGTTGCGAGCATCTGCGCACGCCTATCGCCAAGGGCATGGAGATCATCCAGCAGCTGCGTGGCCACACCACTGGACTCGCCGTGCCTCATCTCGCGGTCGACCTGCCTGGCGGCGGCGGCAAGGTGACGCTCCAGCCTGATTACGTCGTGGAGTGGGGCGAGCGGGAGACGGTGTTCCGGAACTTCAAGGGTGAGCGCTACGCCTATCCGGAGCCGGAAGAGACCGACTGCTCCTGTCCCTACGATGAGACGTGGCGGGCTCGGGCCCAGGCGTTCGGCTATCACCGGAAGGGCTGA
- a CDS encoding KamA family radical SAM protein: protein MQSTPIWGKAEAGSAQQPFTYPLRREFVEPDWRRIPGYKDVTQAEWENSVWQRKNTVKNLKELKATLGALLPDDLAESLERDQRERATMSILVPPQMLNTMNFQDLWSDPVRRYMLPAFADRLTDWPNHPKASRDSLHEQDMWVVEGLTHRYPTKVLAEMLPTCPQYCGHCTRMDLVGNDVPQVSKHKFSIGPKERYEQMLEYLRRTPTVRDVVVSGGDIANLPIQQLEPFVSSLMDIPNIRDIRLASKGLMAIPQHFLQDSVLQGMERLAKKAIERGVDLALHTHVNNAAQLTPLVGKAVRKLLDMGFRDVRNQGVLLRGVNDSAQQLLDLCFTLLDHAKILPYYFYMCDMIPNSEHWRVSVAQAQKLQHDIMGYMPGFATPRIVCDVPFVGKRWVHQVAEYDRERGISYWTKNYRTGIELNDADALNRKYEYFDPIDSLPEAGQAWWREQTKAA, encoded by the coding sequence ATGCAATCGACGCCCATCTGGGGCAAGGCTGAGGCCGGCTCTGCTCAACAGCCGTTTACCTATCCGCTCCGCCGAGAGTTCGTGGAGCCCGACTGGCGGCGCATTCCTGGTTACAAGGACGTCACCCAGGCGGAATGGGAGAACTCTGTCTGGCAGCGCAAGAACACCGTCAAGAACCTGAAGGAGCTCAAGGCCACCCTGGGCGCGCTCCTCCCGGATGACCTGGCGGAGAGCCTCGAGCGGGACCAGCGCGAGCGAGCGACGATGTCGATCCTCGTGCCGCCGCAGATGCTCAACACGATGAACTTCCAGGACCTCTGGAGCGACCCCGTGCGGCGCTACATGCTGCCGGCGTTCGCGGATCGGCTGACGGACTGGCCGAACCATCCGAAGGCCAGCCGCGACAGCTTGCACGAGCAGGACATGTGGGTCGTCGAAGGTCTGACACACCGCTATCCGACGAAGGTCCTCGCGGAGATGCTGCCGACGTGTCCCCAGTACTGTGGACACTGTACGCGCATGGACCTGGTGGGCAACGACGTGCCCCAGGTCAGCAAACACAAATTCTCCATCGGGCCGAAAGAGCGCTACGAGCAGATGCTCGAGTACCTGCGCCGCACGCCGACGGTGCGCGACGTGGTGGTCTCCGGTGGCGACATCGCGAACCTGCCCATCCAGCAGCTCGAGCCGTTCGTCAGCTCGCTGATGGACATCCCGAACATCCGGGACATCCGTCTGGCCAGCAAGGGCCTGATGGCCATTCCCCAGCATTTCCTCCAGGACTCGGTGCTCCAGGGCATGGAGCGGCTGGCGAAGAAGGCCATCGAGCGCGGCGTGGACCTGGCGCTGCACACGCACGTCAACAACGCCGCTCAGCTCACGCCGCTCGTGGGCAAGGCCGTGCGCAAGCTGCTGGACATGGGCTTCCGCGACGTGCGCAACCAGGGTGTGCTGCTGCGCGGGGTCAATGACAGTGCACAGCAGCTGCTGGACCTGTGCTTCACGCTGCTCGACCACGCGAAGATCCTGCCGTACTACTTCTACATGTGCGACATGATCCCCAACAGTGAGCACTGGCGGGTCTCGGTCGCGCAGGCGCAGAAGCTCCAGCACGACATCATGGGCTACATGCCCGGCTTCGCGACGCCCCGCATCGTCTGTGACGTGCCCTTCGTCGGGAAGCGCTGGGTCCACCAGGTCGCGGAGTATGACCGCGAGCGCGGCATCTCCTACTGGACCAAGAACTACCGCACGGGCATCGAGCTGAACGACGCCGACGCGCTCAATCGCAAGTACGAGTACTTCGACCCCATCGACTCGCTGCCCGAGGCAGGGCAGGCGTGGTGGCGGGAGCAGACCAAGGCCGCGTGA
- a CDS encoding serine/threonine protein kinase gives MKKPTLFGKYLLLERINVGGMAEVFIAKAFGVEGFERILAIKKILPTMAEDEEFITMFIDEARISVQLNHANIVHIHELGKHDDTYFIAMEYVAGRDVRTILERYRRRKEIMPTAQAVFVASKLCDGLDYAHRKKDARGQDLHIIHRDVSPQNVLISYEGEVKVIDFGIAKAANRSQKTQAGILKGKFGYMSPEQVRGMPIDRRSDIFAVGVLLYEMLTGEKLFVGESDFSTLEKVRNADVPLPREFNPNIPPGLEKVVLKALAREPEDRYQWGSDLAEDLMRFLLAGDAIYSSKHLSSYMKEAFAEDLLREAEKMERFAGIERPDQIETSGVTIPPAAPSRPSAKRSPPPAVVVTGSPAGRAITGQAQQPPPGYIPPPTAEELEEMGVGAGDKTQIVDSTQTFMSPETRVAESSVLVDDSITGRSANPTAQGRDAEPSVRRGKSGPKSQVVIAPDDGEPYGGATMIGPAPTAPPSRSSEMDEPPEETTGNIDLPVNARSSARAPQRNGKAASQRAEPAYDDGQHDDGDYDTHDGSYDAGAYTDEPHGQDEVTGGSLTPAPAPKKGAKAAAAAKPVPAAKVKANKPKTSSGKPSLAQSLTSLPKPVLYGSAAGIAVVLLLLLVLALKGPSGEQVTFSVMPTEGATIEVNGQLVEPNMLLSLPVGEYQVVAKAPGFKAQQKIVTVVEGAPLAVSFSLAPVTDAATGEPPSRPTETANAGTQENPSGAKGAQGQTGTPSGQNPEPGTPVAENKPQNPPPSPGPDTEAKPPEAPVAVNKPPVEKPVEKPVEPPPAPEPRKLAAVFEGDDGAEIAVNGKRVGLTPDARMPNLEEGKTYQFTAKLAGYKTYSGKFVAKAKGEGDELTVSFALAKVEEVVRAEPTPPKPPPAPAPTPKSKATGTLACSTKPAGAEILVDGKKTGRQTPVTLGSPLVLPVGKRKISFRLNGKTTKPTVVVISEGKLEKLVNIAIE, from the coding sequence ATGAAGAAGCCGACCCTTTTTGGGAAGTACCTGCTCCTCGAGCGCATCAACGTCGGCGGGATGGCCGAGGTTTTCATCGCGAAGGCCTTTGGCGTCGAGGGCTTCGAGCGCATCCTCGCCATCAAGAAGATCCTCCCCACGATGGCGGAGGATGAAGAGTTCATCACGATGTTCATCGACGAGGCGCGGATCAGCGTTCAGCTGAACCACGCCAACATCGTGCACATCCACGAGCTCGGGAAGCACGACGACACCTACTTCATCGCGATGGAGTACGTCGCGGGTCGCGACGTGCGGACCATCTTGGAGCGCTACCGGCGGCGCAAGGAGATCATGCCCACCGCGCAGGCGGTGTTCGTGGCCTCCAAGTTGTGCGACGGCCTGGACTACGCCCACCGCAAGAAGGACGCGCGCGGCCAGGACCTGCACATCATCCACCGCGACGTGTCGCCGCAGAACGTCCTCATCTCCTATGAGGGCGAGGTCAAGGTCATCGACTTTGGCATCGCGAAGGCGGCCAACCGCTCGCAGAAGACGCAGGCCGGAATCCTCAAGGGCAAGTTCGGCTACATGAGCCCGGAGCAGGTCCGGGGCATGCCCATCGACCGGCGAAGCGACATCTTCGCGGTGGGCGTGCTGCTGTACGAAATGCTCACGGGCGAGAAGCTCTTCGTCGGCGAGTCGGACTTCTCCACGCTGGAGAAGGTCCGCAACGCCGATGTGCCGCTGCCGCGCGAGTTCAATCCCAACATCCCGCCCGGCCTGGAGAAGGTCGTCCTCAAGGCGCTCGCGCGCGAGCCCGAGGACCGCTACCAGTGGGGCTCGGACCTCGCCGAGGACCTGATGCGCTTCCTCCTGGCGGGGGATGCTATCTACTCGTCGAAGCACCTGTCCTCGTACATGAAGGAGGCCTTCGCGGAAGACCTCCTCCGCGAGGCGGAGAAGATGGAGCGCTTCGCGGGCATCGAGCGTCCGGATCAAATCGAGACGTCCGGCGTCACCATTCCGCCCGCCGCGCCCAGTCGCCCGAGCGCCAAGCGCTCACCGCCGCCCGCCGTGGTGGTGACCGGGTCTCCCGCGGGACGTGCCATCACGGGGCAGGCGCAGCAGCCTCCCCCGGGCTACATCCCGCCGCCCACCGCGGAAGAGCTCGAGGAGATGGGCGTCGGCGCTGGCGACAAGACGCAGATCGTCGACTCGACCCAGACCTTCATGTCCCCCGAGACGCGTGTCGCCGAGAGCAGCGTGCTCGTGGACGACAGCATCACGGGCCGGTCCGCGAATCCCACCGCTCAAGGGCGGGATGCGGAGCCCTCGGTGCGCCGGGGCAAGAGTGGTCCGAAGTCCCAGGTGGTCATCGCGCCCGACGATGGAGAGCCCTACGGCGGCGCTACCATGATTGGTCCCGCGCCGACGGCGCCTCCGTCGCGCTCGTCCGAGATGGACGAGCCGCCCGAGGAGACCACGGGGAACATCGACCTCCCCGTGAATGCTCGGAGCAGTGCTCGTGCTCCGCAGCGCAATGGCAAGGCCGCTTCGCAGCGTGCGGAGCCCGCATATGACGACGGCCAGCACGACGACGGCGACTACGACACGCACGACGGCTCCTACGACGCGGGCGCCTACACCGATGAACCTCATGGGCAGGATGAGGTCACCGGAGGCTCGCTGACGCCGGCTCCCGCGCCCAAGAAGGGCGCCAAGGCCGCTGCCGCCGCCAAGCCGGTGCCCGCCGCGAAGGTCAAGGCGAACAAGCCCAAGACCTCTTCGGGCAAGCCGTCATTGGCGCAGTCGCTCACGAGCCTTCCGAAGCCGGTGCTCTACGGTTCCGCCGCGGGCATCGCGGTGGTCCTGCTCCTCCTCCTCGTGCTCGCGTTGAAGGGCCCGTCGGGTGAGCAGGTCACCTTCTCGGTGATGCCAACCGAGGGAGCCACCATCGAGGTGAACGGGCAGCTGGTCGAGCCCAACATGCTGCTCTCGCTCCCCGTCGGGGAGTACCAGGTGGTCGCAAAGGCCCCTGGCTTCAAGGCGCAGCAGAAGATCGTGACCGTCGTCGAGGGTGCGCCCCTTGCCGTCTCCTTCAGCCTCGCTCCCGTCACGGACGCCGCGACAGGGGAGCCTCCCTCGCGGCCGACGGAGACCGCGAACGCTGGCACGCAGGAGAACCCCTCGGGGGCGAAGGGCGCCCAGGGACAGACGGGGACGCCCTCCGGGCAGAATCCCGAGCCGGGGACCCCGGTGGCGGAGAACAAGCCGCAGAATCCTCCGCCGTCTCCGGGGCCCGACACGGAGGCAAAGCCTCCCGAGGCCCCCGTGGCGGTCAACAAGCCGCCCGTGGAGAAGCCTGTCGAAAAGCCGGTGGAGCCTCCTCCGGCGCCCGAGCCGAGGAAGCTCGCCGCTGTCTTCGAGGGTGATGACGGCGCTGAGATTGCGGTGAACGGGAAGCGGGTCGGTCTCACCCCGGACGCACGCATGCCCAACCTGGAGGAAGGGAAGACCTACCAGTTCACGGCGAAGCTGGCCGGTTACAAGACCTACTCGGGCAAGTTCGTCGCCAAGGCGAAGGGAGAGGGCGACGAGCTCACCGTGTCCTTCGCGCTCGCCAAGGTGGAGGAGGTCGTTCGTGCGGAACCGACCCCTCCCAAGCCTCCTCCGGCGCCTGCTCCCACTCCGAAGTCCAAGGCCACGGGAACGCTGGCGTGCAGCACGAAGCCCGCGGGTGCCGAAATCCTGGTTGATGGCAAGAAGACAGGGCGTCAGACGCCCGTCACGCTCGGCAGCCCGTTGGTGCTCCCAGTGGGCAAGCGGAAGATCTCCTTCCGACTCAATGGGAAGACGACGAAGCCGACTGTTGTCGTGATCTCCGAGGGTAAGCTGGAGAAGTTGGTCAACATTGCCATCGAGTGA
- the gmk gene encoding guanylate kinase produces MSEPTIRQPGLLLVLSAPSGAGKTTLARRLLKETPQAHFSISVTTRRPRGKEQEGVDYHFVDVATFQSKIERGEFVEWAEVHGHFYGSPQSTVDVARAQRGVAIFDIDVQGGQAIKRKHPDAVLIFVLPPSMEELERRLRDRQTDSDETIRRRMLTARSEIEHGVSAYDYVVVNDDFERAYSELRAVVVAEGCRRGRVDLSRLKLGVGT; encoded by the coding sequence ATGAGCGAACCCACCATCCGTCAACCAGGCCTGCTGCTCGTGCTCTCCGCGCCCTCCGGGGCCGGAAAGACCACCCTTGCCCGTCGGCTGCTCAAGGAGACGCCCCAGGCGCACTTCTCCATCAGCGTCACGACGCGGCGTCCTCGGGGCAAGGAGCAGGAGGGGGTGGACTATCACTTCGTGGACGTGGCCACCTTCCAGTCGAAGATCGAGCGAGGCGAGTTCGTCGAGTGGGCGGAGGTCCACGGCCACTTCTACGGAAGCCCGCAGTCGACGGTCGACGTGGCCCGTGCCCAGCGGGGCGTGGCCATCTTCGACATCGATGTCCAGGGTGGCCAGGCCATCAAGAGAAAGCACCCGGATGCGGTCCTCATCTTCGTGCTCCCCCCTTCGATGGAGGAGCTCGAGCGCCGCCTGAGAGACCGTCAGACGGACTCCGATGAGACCATCCGCCGCCGGATGCTGACGGCCCGCTCCGAGATAGAGCATGGGGTCTCCGCTTACGACTATGTCGTCGTGAATGACGACTTCGAGCGGGCCTACAGCGAGCTGCGCGCGGTGGTGGTGGCGGAAGGGTGCCGGCGTGGCCGGGTGGACCTTTCGAGGTTGAAGCTCGGCGTAGGGACCTGA
- a CDS encoding YicC/YloC family endoribonuclease, with translation MLRSMTGFGAGRARVGDEEVSVELRSLNHKFCEVKARLPRELASLEPSVTKQVKDRLARGSVELLVKRQSSTASGTVPTVDLNLAREYLRTFRELAQELGLSGDVAWSQVANQQGVIRLEEKGVDPEAAAPAVTAALDQALSALEKMRLIEGEALYADLDARLKLLEQWSSEVAQLAPRAVQDYQQRLTDRVAELARGVAVDPQRLAQEVALFAERTDIAEEVTRLASHLEQFRALMASTEPTGRRMDFLVQEMHREVNTTGSKSQHAEISARVVSMKAEVERIREQVQNVE, from the coding sequence ATGTTGAGGAGCATGACTGGGTTTGGCGCGGGCCGTGCGCGCGTGGGGGACGAAGAGGTCTCCGTCGAGCTGCGCTCGTTGAATCACAAGTTCTGCGAGGTGAAGGCTCGCCTCCCTCGAGAGCTTGCGTCCTTGGAGCCGAGCGTCACGAAGCAGGTGAAGGACCGCCTGGCACGTGGCTCGGTGGAGCTGCTGGTGAAACGGCAGTCGTCCACGGCCTCGGGGACGGTTCCGACGGTGGACCTGAACCTGGCGCGCGAGTACCTGCGCACGTTCCGGGAGCTGGCCCAGGAGCTGGGGCTCTCGGGGGACGTGGCCTGGTCCCAGGTGGCCAACCAGCAGGGCGTCATTCGTCTGGAAGAGAAGGGCGTGGACCCGGAGGCCGCGGCCCCCGCGGTGACTGCGGCCTTGGACCAGGCGCTCTCGGCGCTGGAGAAGATGCGGCTCATCGAGGGTGAGGCCCTCTATGCGGACCTGGATGCGCGCCTGAAGCTGCTCGAACAATGGAGCAGCGAGGTGGCCCAGCTGGCGCCCCGCGCGGTGCAGGACTACCAGCAGCGCCTCACCGACCGAGTCGCGGAGCTGGCCCGAGGCGTCGCGGTGGACCCGCAGCGCCTGGCCCAGGAAGTGGCGCTCTTCGCGGAGCGGACGGACATCGCCGAGGAGGTCACCCGGCTGGCCAGCCACCTCGAGCAGTTCCGCGCCTTGATGGCGAGCACGGAGCCCACTGGGCGCCGCATGGATTTCCTTGTGCAGGAGATGCACCGCGAGGTGAACACGACCGGTTCCAAGAGCCAGCACGCGGAGATCTCCGCGCGCGTGGTCTCGATGAAGGCCGAGGTCGAGCGCATCCGCGAACAGGTGCAGAACGTCGAATGA